A single Alkalibaculum bacchi DNA region contains:
- the nagB gene encoding glucosamine-6-phosphate deaminase, translating to MRFHVFESPKEASAFASNIIAEQIKQKEDTVLGLATGSTPIETYQNLAEKNKNNEISFKKVRTVNLDEYVGLSGDHDQSYRYFMNTNLFDHIDINKENTHVPLGDAEDLEKMCEEYEKLIQDLGGIDLQVLGIGNNGHIGFNEPDIKLYNETHVTDLTESTIEANKRFFESKDEVPRQAVTMGMASILRAKHIIVLAFGTSKADMVKRLKDAYLDPQCPVTFLKIHENVDIIFDKDAGSKL from the coding sequence ATGAGATTTCATGTTTTTGAAAGTCCTAAAGAAGCAAGTGCATTTGCTTCTAATATTATTGCAGAACAAATTAAGCAAAAGGAGGACACTGTTTTAGGCTTGGCGACAGGTTCTACTCCTATTGAAACTTATCAAAACCTAGCTGAAAAAAATAAAAATAACGAAATTAGCTTTAAGAAAGTACGTACTGTTAATCTAGATGAATACGTTGGTCTAAGCGGAGATCATGATCAAAGTTATCGATATTTTATGAATACAAACTTATTTGATCATATTGATATTAATAAAGAAAATACCCATGTACCATTAGGAGACGCAGAAGACTTAGAAAAAATGTGTGAAGAGTACGAAAAATTGATTCAAGATCTTGGTGGAATTGATTTACAAGTATTAGGGATAGGAAATAATGGGCATATTGGCTTTAATGAACCTGATATAAAGTTATATAATGAGACTCATGTTACGGATCTTACTGAAAGCACGATAGAAGCCAATAAGAGATTTTTTGAAAGTAAGGATGAAGTTCCAAGACAAGCAGTTACTATGGGCATGGCAAGTATACTAAGAGCAAAACACATCATCGTTCTGGCATTTGGTACTTCAAAAGCAGATATGGTTAAAAGATTGAAGGACGCATATCTTGATCCACAATGCCCTGTTACATTCTTAAAAATACATGAAAATGTAGATATTATTTTTGATAAAGACGCAGGTTCAAAATTATAA